The Cydia amplana chromosome 11, ilCydAmpl1.1, whole genome shotgun sequence genome includes a region encoding these proteins:
- the LOC134651977 gene encoding tRNA-splicing endonuclease subunit Sen34, translating to MIPLFVEKGVAYVWNAEDWFSLRTQHRICGALVGTLPSYPRQNDFLGLPVALMSEEAALLVNKGICELYELPKITSKPNKSDKQDAESMEEKVLAEQTEALRKRRIEQLSQKIDIIVAGKRQKLITKKIPITEENLNKQALLQEEIDKLPPLLPAHVLLHLPTQHHMDTEKSKVGVDVLSPSIVDGDGALHFTVFNDLWEKGHYITSGSKFGADFLVYPGDPVKFHAMYMVCCIKDDKTSFRPINLITFGRLSVAVNKIALLAFCNIYGQVQYQTLQWHDNTN from the exons atgATACCCCTTTTCGTGGAAAAAGGAGTTGCATATGTATGGAATGCAGAAG ATTGGTTTAGCCTTCGCACGCAACACAGAATATGCGGCGCACTTGTTGGAACTCTACCTTCCTACCCGAGGCAAAACGACTTCTTAG GTTTGCCGGTGGCCCTCATGTCTGAGGAAGCAGCATTGTTAGTAAATAAGGGAATATGTGAATTATATGAACTTCCAAAAATTACATCCAAACCTAATAAATCCGACAAACAAGATGCAGAAAGTATGGAGGAAAA AGTATTAGCAGAGCAAACGGAAGCCTTAAGAAAGCGAAGAATTGAACAACTATCACAGAAAATTGACATCATAGTTGCTGGAAAAAGGCAGaaacttattacaaaaaaaattccca TTACAGAGGAAAACTTGAATAAACAAGCATTGTTGCAGGAAGAAATAGATAAATTACCCCCTTTGTTGCCAGCTCATGTGCTTTTGCATTTACCTACACAGCATCATATGGATACAG aaaaaagtaaagTTGGTGTAGATGTGTTGAGCCCTAGCATAGTGGATGGAGACGGAGCTCTACATTTCACTGTTTTTAATGATCTTTGGGAAAAAGGTCATTATATTACAAGTGGCTCCAAATTTGGGGCAGATTTTCTGGTTTATCCAG GGGACCCCGTCAAATTTCATGCTATGTATATGGTTTGCTGTATAAAAGATGATAAGACATCCTTCAGACCTATCAACCTTATTACATTTGGAAGATTGTCAGTAGCTGTGAATAAAATAGCccttttagcgttttgtaacaTATATGGACAAGTTCAATACCAGACTCTACAATGGCATGATAATACtaattaa